A single region of the Lotus japonicus ecotype B-129 chromosome 4, LjGifu_v1.2 genome encodes:
- the LOC130710917 gene encoding ferredoxin C 2, chloroplastic, which yields MALSFLRIPGNCCIPYTNLQPFPSKNILRKTTVVAAAAELQAPMGLAGGTDYEFPGGNVPTHKVTVHDRQRGVVHEFSVPEDQYILHTAESQNINLPFACRHGCCTSCAVRIKNGQIKQPQALGISAELREKGYALLCVSFPTSDVEVETQDEDEVYWLQFGRYFARGPVERDDYALELAMGDE from the exons ATGGCACTCTCCTTCCTTCGAATCCCCGGTAACTGCTGCATTCCATACACCAACCTGCAACCTTTCCCTTCCAAAAATATCCTCCGCAAGACcacggtggtggcggcggcggcggagcTCCAAGCGCCGATGGGGCTGGCGGGTGGAACCGATTACGAGTTTCCAGGTGGTAATGTTCCAACCCATAAGGTTACAGTCCACGATAGACAACGAGGAGTTGTTCACGAGTTCTCAGTGCCTGAG GACCAGTATATATTACATACTGCTGAATCCCAGAACATTAACCTTCCATTCGCCTGCAGGCATG GTTGTTGTACTAGCTGTGCTGTGCGGATCAAGAATGGACAGATTAAACAGCCACAGGCACTTGGGATATCTGCCGAGTTGAGAGAGAAG GGTTATGCACTTCTTTGTGTCAGCTTCCCAACATCAGACGTTGAAGTAGAAACTCAAGATGAAGATGAG GTATATTGGCTTCAATTTGGACGTTATTTTGCCCGAGGACCGGTG GAAAGAGATGACTATGCCTTGGAGTTGGCCATGGGTGACGAGTGA
- the LOC130712773 gene encoding late embryogenesis abundant protein 18: MQSAKEKLKNTASAAKEHVDIYKAKLDEKAEKATARTKEEKVIAHERAKAKEAKAKMELHEAKARHAAEKLSADHPHNYRNHHPTVAGTEYQGHQQQPLGLVPNPVATHSTYPLGLGGNHLTNKHF, translated from the exons ATGCAATCTGCAAAGGAGAAGCTGAAAAACACAGCCAGTGCTGCCAAGGAGCACGTCGACATCTATAAAGCCAAACTAGATGAGAAG GCAGAGAAAGCAACGGCAAGAACAAAGGAAGAGAAAGTGATAGCCCATGAGCGTGCAAAGGCCAAGGAAGCCAAAGCAAAGATGGAGCTGCATGAGGCTAAAGCCCGGCACGCGGCGGAGAAGCTAAGCGCAGACCACCCACATAACTATAGGAATCACCACCCCACGGTGGCTGGAACTGAGTACCAAGGCCACCAGCAGCAGCCACTTGGTTTGGTTCCTAATCCCGTAGCCACTCACTCAACCTATCCACTAGGACTAGGAGGAAACCATCTCACCAACAAGCACTTTTAG
- the LOC130715355 gene encoding protein LOL1 isoform X1, whose product MPVPLAPYPTPPAPYTPPTNEKHNFTFLLAKGRNGGLYMKIFSVKFLCDSDLGGMCGFEIAGAQSQLVCSGCRNLLVYPVGATSVCCAVCNAVTSVPPPGTEMAQLVCGGCHTLLMYIRGATSVQCSCCHTVNLALEANQVAHVNCGNCRMLLMYQYGARSVKCAVCNFVTSVGTSASTTEQKFST is encoded by the exons ATGCCAGTTCCACTTGCCCCCTACCCTACTCCACCAGCTCCATACACACCACCAACAAACG AAAAACACAATTTCACTTTCCTGTTAGCTAAAGGGAGAAATGGTGGACTATATATGAAGATATTCTCAGTGAAATTTCTCTGCGACTCTGATTTGGGTGGAATGTGTGGATTTGAGATAGCTG GTGCACAGAGTCAACTTGTGTGTTCTGGGTGTAGAAACCTTCTAGTCTATCCAGTTGGAGCCACCTCTGTGTGCTGTGCAGTTTGCAATGCAGTCACATCAGTGCCACCTCCTG GCACAGAAATGGCCCAGTTAGTTTGTGGAGGTTGCCACACTTTACTCATGTACATCCGGGGAGCTACAAGTGTGCAATGCTCTTGTTGCCACACGGTCAATCTAGCTTTGGAAG CAAATCAGGTAGCACATGTCAATTGTGGGAACTGCAGAATGCTCCTCATGTACCAATATGGAGCAAGATCCGTAAAATGTGCAGTTTGCAATTTTGTAACCTCAGTTGGG ACCTCAGCAAGCACCACTGAACAGAAGTTCAGTACCTAA
- the LOC130715355 gene encoding protein LOL1 isoform X2: MPVPLAPYPTPPAPYTPPTNGAQSQLVCSGCRNLLVYPVGATSVCCAVCNAVTSVPPPGTEMAQLVCGGCHTLLMYIRGATSVQCSCCHTVNLALEANQVAHVNCGNCRMLLMYQYGARSVKCAVCNFVTSVGTSASTTEQKFST, encoded by the exons ATGCCAGTTCCACTTGCCCCCTACCCTACTCCACCAGCTCCATACACACCACCAACAAACG GTGCACAGAGTCAACTTGTGTGTTCTGGGTGTAGAAACCTTCTAGTCTATCCAGTTGGAGCCACCTCTGTGTGCTGTGCAGTTTGCAATGCAGTCACATCAGTGCCACCTCCTG GCACAGAAATGGCCCAGTTAGTTTGTGGAGGTTGCCACACTTTACTCATGTACATCCGGGGAGCTACAAGTGTGCAATGCTCTTGTTGCCACACGGTCAATCTAGCTTTGGAAG CAAATCAGGTAGCACATGTCAATTGTGGGAACTGCAGAATGCTCCTCATGTACCAATATGGAGCAAGATCCGTAAAATGTGCAGTTTGCAATTTTGTAACCTCAGTTGGG ACCTCAGCAAGCACCACTGAACAGAAGTTCAGTACCTAA